One region of Rhodocaloribacter litoris genomic DNA includes:
- a CDS encoding excisionase family DNA-binding protein produces MKVTVLDPVEPLTPVEVCRQTGVPMDWLQRMLDRNKISHVKSSYLRLINSSDLDEIRAMYDEYVSRRKKK; encoded by the coding sequence ATGAAGGTGACCGTTCTGGACCCGGTCGAACCGCTCACCCCGGTGGAAGTATGCCGCCAAACCGGCGTCCCGATGGACTGGCTCCAGCGGATGCTCGACCGGAACAAGATCTCCCACGTCAAATCGAGCTACCTCCGGCTCATCAACAGCAGCGACCTCGACGAGATCCGGGCGATGTACGACGAATACGTGAGCCGACGCAAGAAGAAGTAG
- a CDS encoding heavy metal translocating P-type ATPase encodes MHRPRPDQQPTDAGLAADACACEDGPCIEAPAPTCTQEPGGTEDGPGKTGRHATDMATGNLRTRLVRIVPPRGRACESCARTFERNLGRHPGVREVSASFRSGVLKVTFDAAQVTPEHLREQVEALGVQVITDRRPGEAGPSRGLWAWLTPIRLEVLLTAVTFVAMVGGLLAEKRGAPVLAALLFAAAYAAGGYFGVRAGLASLRHGTIDIDLLMVLAALGAVVVGAPFEGALLLFLFSLSNVLQHAAMRRTRRAIEALMQLRPDTAVVRRGPATETLPVEAVEVGEIVVLRPGDRIPLDGTVVAGTSAVDQASVTGESMPVQKAPGDPVFAGTLAVDGALEVRVTRRAGESTLARLIALVEEAQAEKAETQRFIDTAERYYATGVVVMTALAVVIPLVFLGEAFGTAFYRAMTLLVAASPCALVISTPATILSAIGNAARRGVLFKGGVYVEKAAEVRVIAFDKTGTLTAGRPRLTDVQPYGVAEDELLRVAATLQARSEHPLARATCEAAAGRGLAHGEAAAFQAVTGRGVRGEVDGRTYRIGNVRFFDDLAVPDRAAVAAEVERLEAGGKTCVVVAEVDEPNGTARLLGLLAYADVLRPGVPGVIRELRRLGIRHLVMLTGDNERVAARIAAEAGLDAFHAGLLPEDKQRLLRDLEARHGPVAMVGDGVNDAPALATATLGIAMGAAGTDVALETADIVLMADALDKIPYVFALSRATRRTLVVNLTFALAVIVSMVAGILWTGLPLPLAVVGHEGSTVLVSLNGLRLLGFKYHA; translated from the coding sequence ATGCATCGCCCCCGTCCCGACCAGCAGCCTACCGACGCCGGCCTTGCCGCCGATGCCTGCGCGTGCGAGGACGGCCCGTGCATCGAAGCCCCCGCGCCAACCTGCACACAGGAGCCGGGCGGCACCGAAGACGGTCCCGGCAAGACCGGCCGGCATGCAACGGACATGGCGACCGGGAACCTGCGCACCCGCCTGGTGCGGATCGTCCCCCCGCGCGGGCGGGCGTGTGAGTCGTGTGCCCGCACCTTCGAGCGCAACCTGGGCCGGCATCCGGGCGTCCGCGAGGTTTCGGCGAGCTTCCGGAGCGGCGTCCTCAAGGTGACCTTCGACGCGGCGCAGGTCACGCCGGAGCACCTGCGCGAACAGGTGGAGGCGCTGGGCGTGCAGGTGATCACGGACCGGCGACCCGGCGAAGCCGGTCCTTCACGTGGCCTGTGGGCCTGGCTCACCCCGATCCGGCTGGAGGTCCTGCTGACGGCCGTTACGTTCGTGGCGATGGTGGGCGGGCTCCTCGCCGAGAAGCGCGGTGCCCCGGTGCTCGCGGCCCTGCTCTTTGCCGCCGCCTACGCGGCCGGCGGGTACTTTGGCGTGCGGGCCGGGCTGGCCTCGCTGCGGCACGGCACGATCGACATCGACCTGCTGATGGTGCTGGCCGCCCTGGGAGCCGTCGTCGTGGGGGCACCGTTCGAGGGCGCCCTCCTCCTGTTTCTCTTCTCGCTCTCGAACGTGCTGCAACATGCCGCGATGCGGCGCACGCGCCGGGCCATCGAAGCCCTCATGCAGCTCCGCCCGGACACGGCAGTCGTGCGACGCGGCCCGGCCACCGAGACGCTTCCCGTCGAGGCGGTGGAGGTGGGCGAGATCGTCGTGCTGCGCCCGGGCGACCGTATCCCGCTCGACGGCACGGTGGTGGCCGGCACGAGCGCCGTCGACCAGGCTTCCGTCACGGGCGAGTCGATGCCCGTACAGAAAGCCCCGGGAGACCCCGTCTTCGCCGGCACCCTCGCCGTGGACGGCGCGCTGGAGGTCCGGGTCACCCGCCGGGCCGGGGAATCGACCCTGGCCCGTCTCATCGCACTCGTCGAGGAAGCCCAGGCGGAGAAGGCCGAAACGCAGCGTTTCATCGACACCGCCGAGCGGTATTATGCCACCGGGGTGGTCGTGATGACGGCCCTGGCCGTGGTGATCCCCCTGGTCTTCCTGGGCGAGGCGTTCGGAACGGCCTTCTACCGCGCCATGACGCTGCTGGTGGCGGCCTCGCCGTGCGCGCTCGTCATCAGTACCCCGGCCACCATCCTCTCGGCCATCGGCAACGCGGCCCGGCGGGGCGTGCTGTTCAAGGGTGGCGTCTACGTGGAGAAGGCGGCCGAGGTCAGGGTGATCGCCTTCGACAAGACCGGAACGCTGACGGCCGGCCGCCCCCGCCTGACCGACGTGCAGCCGTATGGAGTCGCCGAGGACGAACTCCTGCGCGTGGCGGCCACCCTCCAGGCTCGCTCCGAGCACCCGCTGGCCCGCGCCACCTGTGAGGCGGCGGCCGGACGCGGGCTGGCCCACGGCGAGGCGGCGGCGTTTCAGGCCGTCACCGGACGCGGCGTGCGGGGCGAGGTCGACGGCCGCACCTATCGCATCGGCAACGTGCGCTTCTTCGACGACCTGGCGGTGCCGGACCGCGCGGCCGTCGCGGCGGAGGTCGAACGTCTGGAGGCCGGGGGCAAGACGTGTGTGGTCGTGGCCGAGGTAGACGAGCCAAACGGCACGGCGCGCCTGCTGGGGCTGCTCGCCTACGCCGATGTGCTCCGGCCCGGCGTCCCCGGCGTCATCCGCGAACTCCGGCGGCTGGGTATCCGGCACCTCGTCATGCTCACCGGCGACAACGAGCGCGTGGCCGCCCGCATCGCCGCCGAGGCCGGCCTAGACGCCTTCCATGCCGGCCTGCTCCCCGAGGACAAGCAGCGCCTGCTCCGCGACCTCGAAGCCCGGCACGGCCCCGTCGCCATGGTCGGGGACGGGGTCAACGACGCACCGGCGCTGGCCACCGCCACCCTCGGCATCGCCATGGGGGCCGCCGGCACCGACGTGGCCCTCGAAACGGCCGACATCGTGCTCATGGCCGATGCCCTCGACAAGATCCCCTACGTTTTCGCCCTCAGCCGTGCCACCCGCCGCACCCTGGTGGTCAACCTCACCTTCGCCCTGGCTGTGATCGTGTCGATGGTCGCCGGCATCCTGTGGACCGGCCTGCCACTACCGCTGGCCGTCGTCGGGCATGAGGGCAGCACCGTGCTCGTCTCGCTCAACGGCCTGCGCCTGCTCGGCTTCAAGTACCACGCCTGA
- a CDS encoding acyl-CoA dehydrogenase yields MPGFAFNADDAFLFEELLGEEDRLVMESAREYAQAKLEPRALEGNQNEVFHPEIPREMGELGLLGPTIPPEYGGAGVSYTAYGLVARELERVDSAYRSFCSVQSSLVMHPIHKFGTEEQRRRFLPRLATGELIGCFGLTEPDHGSDPGSMKTTALRVEGGWVLNGAKMWITNSPIADVAVVWAKAKERKEEEGVIRGFLVERGMEGFSTPKTHNKMSLRASITGEIVLEDCFVPDANVFPDIRGLRGPFDCLNNARYGIVWGALGAAEDCYRRARQYVLEREQFGYPLAAMQLIQTKLANMLTDITQMQLLAWRLGVLKDQGRATPAMVSLAKRNNCGKALEIARIARDMHGGNGITGEYRVIHHMVNLESVNTYEGTYDIHGLILGRELTGIQAFIPRGNDLPEKAPQAEKKAVEAE; encoded by the coding sequence ATGCCCGGATTTGCCTTCAATGCAGATGATGCTTTCCTCTTCGAAGAGCTGCTCGGCGAAGAGGACCGGCTGGTGATGGAGTCCGCGCGCGAGTATGCGCAGGCGAAGCTCGAACCGCGTGCCCTGGAGGGCAACCAGAACGAGGTCTTTCACCCGGAGATCCCGCGTGAGATGGGGGAACTCGGGTTGCTGGGGCCAACGATCCCGCCCGAGTACGGCGGGGCCGGCGTGAGCTACACGGCCTACGGCCTCGTTGCCCGCGAACTGGAGCGCGTCGATTCGGCCTACCGGTCGTTCTGCTCGGTGCAGTCGTCGCTGGTGATGCACCCGATCCACAAGTTCGGCACCGAGGAGCAGCGCCGCCGCTTCCTGCCGCGCCTGGCCACGGGCGAGCTCATCGGGTGTTTCGGCCTCACCGAGCCCGACCACGGCTCCGACCCCGGGTCCATGAAGACGACGGCCCTCCGGGTCGAGGGCGGCTGGGTGCTCAACGGCGCCAAGATGTGGATCACCAACTCGCCCATCGCCGACGTGGCCGTCGTCTGGGCCAAGGCGAAGGAGCGCAAGGAGGAGGAAGGCGTCATCCGGGGCTTTCTCGTCGAGCGGGGTATGGAGGGCTTCTCCACGCCGAAGACGCACAACAAGATGTCGCTCCGCGCCTCGATCACCGGCGAGATCGTGCTGGAGGACTGCTTCGTGCCGGATGCGAACGTCTTTCCCGACATCCGGGGGCTGAGGGGGCCCTTCGACTGCCTGAACAATGCCCGGTACGGGATCGTCTGGGGCGCACTCGGTGCGGCGGAGGACTGCTACCGCCGGGCGCGGCAGTACGTCCTCGAACGCGAGCAGTTCGGCTACCCGCTCGCCGCCATGCAGCTGATCCAGACGAAGCTGGCCAACATGCTGACCGACATCACCCAGATGCAGCTGCTGGCCTGGCGCCTGGGTGTGCTCAAGGACCAGGGGCGGGCCACGCCGGCCATGGTGTCGCTGGCCAAACGGAACAACTGCGGCAAGGCCCTCGAGATCGCCCGCATCGCGCGCGACATGCACGGCGGCAACGGCATCACCGGCGAGTACCGCGTCATCCACCACATGGTCAACCTCGAAAGCGTCAACACCTACGAGGGCACCTACGACATTCACGGCCTCATCCTGGGCCGCGAGCTGACCGGCATCCAGGCCTTCATCCCGCGCGGCAATGACCTGCCGGAGAAAGCCCCGCAGGCCGAAAAGAAGGCAGTCGAGGCGGAGTGA
- a CDS encoding FmdB family zinc ribbon protein, protein MPTYVYKRADGTTFEIEQRISEPALTTCPTTGQPVTRLITGGAGLIFKGNGFYLTDYARKGNGAANGNAKGDTRPSTGGEPAASKKSETAST, encoded by the coding sequence ATGCCGACCTACGTCTACAAACGCGCAGACGGAACCACCTTCGAGATCGAACAGCGCATCAGCGAACCGGCCCTGACGACCTGCCCGACCACGGGCCAGCCGGTCACACGCCTGATCACCGGCGGCGCCGGGCTCATCTTCAAGGGCAACGGCTTCTACCTGACCGACTATGCCCGCAAGGGCAACGGCGCCGCAAACGGTAACGCAAAAGGGGATACCCGGCCGAGCACCGGCGGCGAACCGGCGGCGTCGAAAAAGAGCGAAACGGCCTCTACCTGA
- a CDS encoding glycoside hydrolase family 3 N-terminal domain-containing protein, giving the protein MFRTWLLLCLPAFLSLACAAPRTVETGEDGTVPWVGQTLEALTLEQKVAQLFAVPAYGYFRSTDDPAYAELVELVEQVGVGGVIFFQGEPLAQAMLANDLQSRARLPLLVSQDMEWGPGMRLEHTTTLPRTMALGATRDPALAYTAGYMTAREARALGVHQIFAPVADVNNNPNNPIINVRSFGEDPALVAEMVAAFVRGAQDGGVIATAKHFPGHGDTATDSHADLPVILHDRDRLDHVELIPFRAAVQAGIGSIMTAHIAFPRLETDPRVPGTLSPAITTGLLREALGFDGLVVTDAMNMAGVTKHFEPGEAAVRAIAAGADMVLMSEDVYAARAAVLRAVTEGRLSEARIDRSVYRILRAKARLGLHLNRTVDLEAVRHHVATRPHRVLSETIARASLTLLRNEHDLLPLLPPPGRLFILTLSDDDDPDTGAAFARTIRELARGAVVTHRLVDRRTSDAERERFLREAAGYDAVLVPAFVRVRSWSGRINLPDDQRAFLDRLLALDPPVVLLSFGNPYIVMGLARQPEVYLAAYGGAEASQKAAAQALFGMSPVGGRLPVTIPGHYAYGEGLSLEQVALRPGFPEEAGMDGDALDRVDSLLHAAIETRAFPGAAVAIGRDGVLVKSEGYGYHTYAAGQRVTPQSRFDLASLTKVVATTTAAMLLYEDGRLDLDAPVATYLPEFGQNGKGHVTIRQLLTHTSGLIPFRPFHRMGFTTREQVLKAILADSLVYPPGTETRYSDFNMIVLALVIEQITGQDFATFTREAIFEPLGMHNTGFIAAGHGPDTTAVPTEYDRDFRKRLVQGEVHDETAYLLDGVAGHAGLFSTVEDLATFAYMLLHEGRIHGRAFLQPETIRLFTTRADATGESTRALGWDTKSPEGYSSAGQYFGPRSFGHTGFTGTSLWIDPDQQLFVILLSNRVYPTRENQRHRTVRAALADLAAQAIRETPPRPLLPTPPGTYATE; this is encoded by the coding sequence ATGTTCCGCACCTGGCTTCTCCTGTGCCTTCCCGCCTTTCTCAGCCTGGCCTGTGCGGCACCACGCACCGTCGAGACCGGCGAAGACGGCACGGTGCCGTGGGTCGGCCAGACCCTGGAAGCGTTGACGCTGGAACAGAAAGTCGCCCAGCTGTTTGCCGTACCCGCCTATGGCTATTTCCGGAGTACGGATGATCCGGCCTATGCAGAACTGGTCGAACTGGTCGAGCAGGTCGGGGTCGGCGGCGTCATCTTTTTCCAGGGTGAGCCCCTGGCGCAGGCGATGCTGGCCAACGACCTGCAATCCCGGGCCCGGCTGCCGCTGCTGGTTTCGCAGGACATGGAATGGGGACCGGGGATGCGGCTCGAGCACACGACCACCCTGCCGCGCACGATGGCGCTCGGGGCCACACGAGACCCGGCGCTGGCCTACACAGCCGGCTACATGACGGCCCGGGAAGCCCGCGCGCTGGGCGTCCACCAGATCTTTGCCCCCGTCGCGGACGTCAACAACAACCCGAACAACCCGATCATCAACGTCCGCTCCTTTGGGGAAGACCCGGCACTGGTGGCCGAGATGGTGGCCGCGTTCGTCCGCGGCGCCCAGGACGGCGGCGTCATCGCCACGGCCAAGCATTTCCCCGGCCACGGCGACACGGCCACCGACTCGCACGCCGATCTGCCCGTCATCCTTCACGACCGGGATCGCCTCGATCACGTCGAGCTGATCCCGTTCCGGGCCGCGGTGCAGGCCGGCATCGGCAGCATCATGACGGCCCATATCGCCTTCCCCCGGCTCGAAACCGACCCCCGCGTCCCCGGCACCCTCTCGCCGGCCATCACGACGGGGCTGCTGCGGGAAGCACTCGGCTTCGACGGGCTCGTCGTCACCGACGCGATGAACATGGCCGGGGTGACGAAGCACTTCGAACCCGGCGAAGCGGCCGTCCGGGCCATCGCCGCCGGGGCGGATATGGTGCTCATGTCCGAAGACGTTTATGCCGCCCGGGCCGCCGTCCTCCGCGCCGTGACCGAGGGACGCCTGAGCGAGGCACGGATCGACCGCTCGGTGTACCGCATCCTCCGGGCCAAGGCCCGCCTGGGCCTTCACCTGAACCGGACCGTGGACCTGGAGGCCGTGCGCCACCACGTCGCCACACGCCCGCACCGGGTGCTCAGCGAAACCATCGCCCGCGCCTCGCTGACGCTCCTCCGCAACGAGCACGACCTGTTACCCCTTCTGCCGCCTCCCGGACGCCTGTTCATCCTCACCCTCAGCGACGACGACGACCCCGACACGGGCGCCGCCTTCGCCCGGACGATACGCGAGCTCGCCCGGGGCGCCGTCGTCACCCACCGCCTCGTCGACCGCCGCACCTCGGACGCCGAGCGGGAGCGTTTCCTCCGCGAAGCCGCCGGGTACGACGCCGTCCTCGTCCCGGCCTTCGTGCGCGTGCGTTCCTGGAGCGGGCGCATCAACCTGCCGGACGATCAGCGCGCCTTCCTCGACCGCCTGCTGGCCCTCGACCCGCCCGTGGTGCTGCTCTCCTTCGGCAACCCCTACATCGTGATGGGCCTGGCCCGGCAGCCGGAGGTCTACCTGGCGGCCTACGGGGGCGCCGAGGCGTCGCAGAAGGCCGCCGCGCAGGCGCTCTTCGGCATGAGCCCCGTCGGCGGGCGCCTGCCCGTCACGATCCCCGGCCATTATGCCTATGGCGAAGGCCTCTCCCTGGAGCAGGTCGCCCTGCGGCCCGGCTTCCCGGAAGAGGCCGGCATGGACGGCGACGCGCTCGACCGCGTGGACTCGCTCCTGCATGCCGCCATCGAGACCCGCGCGTTTCCCGGCGCCGCCGTCGCCATCGGGCGGGACGGCGTCCTGGTCAAAAGCGAGGGCTATGGCTACCACACCTATGCCGCCGGGCAGCGCGTCACCCCGCAATCCCGCTTCGATCTCGCCTCGCTCACCAAGGTCGTCGCCACCACCACAGCGGCGATGCTGCTCTATGAAGACGGGCGGCTCGACCTCGACGCGCCGGTGGCCACCTACCTGCCCGAATTCGGCCAGAACGGGAAGGGGCACGTCACCATCCGGCAGCTCCTCACGCACACGAGCGGCCTGATCCCCTTCCGCCCCTTCCACCGGATGGGCTTCACCACGCGGGAGCAGGTCCTGAAAGCCATTCTGGCGGACAGCCTCGTCTACCCCCCCGGCACCGAGACGCGCTACAGCGACTTCAACATGATCGTGCTGGCCCTCGTCATCGAGCAGATCACCGGACAGGACTTCGCCACCTTCACCCGGGAAGCCATCTTCGAACCCCTCGGCATGCACAACACCGGCTTCATCGCGGCCGGGCACGGCCCGGACACGACCGCCGTTCCCACCGAGTACGACCGCGACTTCCGCAAGCGGCTCGTGCAGGGCGAGGTCCATGACGAGACGGCCTACCTGCTGGACGGCGTCGCCGGGCATGCGGGCCTCTTTTCCACGGTGGAGGACCTGGCAACGTTCGCCTACATGCTCCTCCACGAAGGACGCATCCACGGGCGGGCGTTCCTCCAGCCCGAGACGATCCGCCTCTTCACCACCCGCGCCGACGCCACCGGCGAGAGCACCCGTGCCCTCGGCTGGGACACGAAAAGCCCGGAAGGCTACTCCTCCGCCGGCCAGTACTTCGGCCCCCGCAGCTTCGGCCATACCGGCTTCACCGGCACCTCGCTCTGGATCGACCCCGACCAGCAACTCTTCGTCATCCTGCTCTCGAACCGGGTCTATCCGACCCGCGAGAACCAGCGGCACCGGACCGTACGCGCTGCACTGGCCGACCTTGCCGCCCAGGCCATCCGCGAAACGCCGCCGCGCCCCCTCCTGCCAACCCCGCCGGGCACGTACGCCACCGAGTGA
- a CDS encoding MFS transporter has translation MPVLTDRTSPGRLLAVLFLGVLMAALDIALVGPALPAIGEHFGVSERTLAWVFNTFVLFNLVGVPLMAKLSDVFGRRAVYAADVALFAAGSLVVALAPTFAVLLAGRAVQGLAASGIFPVASAVVGDAFPPERRGRALGVLGAVFGLAFIIGPVIGGVLLLFGWPWLFVANLPLAAVVFVATLRTLPGPAPGAARRIDWGGLLTLGAMLLALAYGINQIDTGRFVESLRAPRLWLALGLVGGLFPLFLRLERRAPEPLVRLGLFESRQVILAGLLAAGAGMTEAAFIFFPALAVAAFGVTKSAASFMLLPLVLAVALASPVAGRVLDRVGSKAVVLAGTTLLTLGMTTVGLAGDLRLFFYTGSVLIGLGLAGLLGSALAYILLHESKASERAVAQGIITLFISIGQMTGSAFIGAVAASGGGTAAGYQRALLVIAAVACVLTLLATGLKSRAAERAALHEH, from the coding sequence ATGCCGGTTTTGACGGATCGTACTTCACCCGGACGGCTGCTGGCCGTACTGTTTCTCGGCGTGTTGATGGCAGCGCTGGACATTGCCCTGGTCGGGCCGGCACTGCCGGCTATCGGCGAGCATTTCGGTGTCAGCGAGCGCACGCTGGCCTGGGTGTTCAACACGTTTGTGCTGTTCAACCTGGTGGGGGTGCCGCTGATGGCGAAGCTTTCCGACGTGTTCGGACGCCGGGCGGTGTATGCAGCCGATGTGGCCCTGTTTGCCGCCGGGTCGCTGGTGGTGGCGCTGGCACCGACGTTCGCCGTCCTGCTGGCCGGGCGGGCGGTGCAGGGGCTGGCAGCCTCCGGCATCTTTCCCGTAGCGAGTGCCGTCGTCGGCGACGCGTTCCCGCCGGAGCGGCGGGGACGTGCGCTCGGGGTGCTGGGCGCCGTCTTCGGGCTGGCCTTCATCATCGGGCCGGTCATCGGCGGCGTCCTGTTGCTCTTCGGCTGGCCGTGGCTCTTTGTGGCCAACTTGCCGCTGGCGGCCGTCGTTTTCGTGGCGACGCTGCGGACCCTGCCCGGCCCGGCACCGGGGGCCGCCCGGCGGATCGACTGGGGCGGGCTGCTCACGCTCGGAGCGATGCTGCTGGCGCTGGCCTATGGCATCAACCAGATCGATACCGGCCGGTTCGTGGAAAGCCTGCGGGCACCGCGTCTCTGGCTGGCGCTGGGCCTGGTGGGGGGGCTCTTTCCGCTTTTTCTGCGCCTCGAACGCCGGGCGCCGGAGCCGCTGGTCCGGCTCGGGCTTTTCGAAAGCCGGCAGGTGATCCTGGCCGGCCTGCTCGCCGCCGGGGCCGGGATGACCGAGGCGGCGTTCATCTTCTTTCCGGCCCTGGCCGTTGCCGCCTTCGGCGTGACGAAGTCGGCGGCCTCGTTCATGCTGCTGCCGCTGGTGCTGGCCGTCGCGCTGGCTTCCCCGGTGGCCGGGCGGGTGCTCGACCGCGTCGGCTCGAAGGCCGTCGTGCTGGCCGGCACCACCCTGCTCACCCTGGGGATGACGACGGTGGGACTGGCGGGGGATCTGCGGCTCTTTTTCTACACCGGGTCGGTGCTCATCGGGCTGGGGCTTGCCGGGTTGCTCGGTTCGGCCCTGGCCTACATCCTGTTGCACGAGTCGAAGGCGTCCGAGCGGGCCGTGGCCCAGGGTATCATCACCCTCTTTATCAGTATCGGCCAGATGACCGGCAGCGCCTTCATCGGTGCCGTCGCGGCGTCGGGCGGGGGGACGGCGGCTGGCTACCAGCGTGCCCTTCTCGTGATCGCGGCCGTCGCCTGTGTCCTGACGCTGCTCGCTACCGGGCTGAAAAGCCGGGCCGCCGAACGGGCCGCCCTGCACGAGCATTGA
- a CDS encoding 2Fe-2S iron-sulfur cluster-binding protein, whose amino-acid sequence MPVVTIEGYGPCTVEAGVRLVRAIESCGVDIGHRCGGFARCTTCRVRFHDGEPEKMTRAEYEKLKSAGLLGEVRLACQIVVDRDMHVEPLMRVSEMGWSDPGPEPAPGVEPEAVWFDRDTLET is encoded by the coding sequence ATGCCTGTTGTGACGATTGAAGGATACGGACCGTGTACGGTGGAGGCCGGCGTACGTCTCGTGCGGGCCATCGAAAGCTGTGGGGTGGATATCGGGCATCGCTGCGGCGGCTTCGCCCGCTGCACCACGTGCCGCGTCCGGTTTCACGACGGCGAGCCCGAAAAGATGACACGGGCGGAGTACGAGAAGCTCAAAAGCGCCGGGCTGCTCGGCGAGGTGCGCCTGGCCTGCCAGATCGTGGTGGACCGGGACATGCACGTGGAGCCGCTCATGCGGGTATCGGAGATGGGCTGGAGCGATCCCGGGCCGGAGCCGGCCCCCGGGGTCGAGCCGGAAGCGGTCTGGTTCGACCGGGACACCCTGGAAACCTGA
- a CDS encoding aldo/keto reductase codes for METIQLDKTGLRVGVIGFGAMQLSIQGRPERAQALAVLHRALDLGVTFIDTADAYCLDETDKHHNEELIREALATYPGPAEAVVVATKGGFMRPSGQWIRDSHPDHLRQAIRRSHEALGGERPIPLWQHHAPDPRLPVEVSLAVVKSAVEEGLIRYVGVSNYSVDEIRRARRVIDIVSVQNQYNPWHRQPERDGVLAYCEREGLTFLPWSPFGGRGRAGRLGEIPALAAMAREKGRSPQQLVLAWMRAKSPCILPIPGASRLETLEDCLAAADLTLTPDEVARLDAAFDAL; via the coding sequence ATGGAAACGATCCAACTGGATAAGACCGGCCTGCGGGTGGGGGTGATCGGCTTCGGAGCGATGCAGCTCTCCATCCAGGGACGCCCGGAGCGGGCGCAGGCGCTCGCCGTGCTCCATCGCGCCCTCGACCTCGGCGTCACGTTCATCGACACGGCCGACGCTTACTGCCTCGACGAAACCGACAAACACCACAACGAGGAGCTCATCCGGGAAGCCCTGGCAACGTATCCGGGTCCTGCGGAGGCCGTCGTGGTTGCCACGAAAGGCGGGTTCATGCGGCCCTCCGGCCAGTGGATCCGCGACAGCCACCCGGACCACCTGCGGCAGGCCATCCGGCGGAGCCACGAAGCCCTGGGCGGTGAGCGGCCGATCCCGCTGTGGCAGCACCACGCGCCGGATCCGCGCCTCCCCGTCGAGGTGTCGCTCGCCGTGGTCAAGTCTGCCGTGGAGGAGGGGCTGATCCGGTACGTCGGCGTCTCGAACTACAGCGTCGACGAGATCCGGCGGGCCCGGCGCGTGATCGACATCGTCTCGGTACAGAACCAGTACAACCCCTGGCACCGCCAGCCCGAGCGCGACGGCGTGCTCGCCTACTGCGAGCGGGAAGGGCTCACGTTCCTGCCGTGGAGCCCCTTCGGCGGGCGCGGCCGGGCCGGTCGGCTCGGCGAGATCCCCGCTCTGGCGGCGATGGCCCGGGAGAAAGGGCGCTCGCCCCAGCAACTCGTGCTGGCCTGGATGCGGGCCAAGAGCCCGTGCATCCTGCCCATCCCCGGCGCCTCCCGCCTCGAGACGCTCGAAGATTGCCTGGCCGCCGCCGACCTGACGCTCACCCCCGACGAGGTCGCCCGCCTCGACGCGGCCTTCGACGCGCTCTGA